CGCCATCGACCCGAAGCTTGTCGGCTTCGAGGTCTCGGTCTTCTGCTTCGTGCGTCTGAAGCAGCATGACGAGGAGACCTTGCTGGAGTTCGAAAGGGCGGTGAAGGACATGCCCGAGGTCGTGCAGTGCTATTCGATGACCGGCGACCACGACTATGTGCTGCGTGTCCTGACCAGCAGCGTGCGCCAGTACGAGGAGATTCTGAAGAAGGCGCTGCTGAAACTGCCGGGTGTCGGCTTCGTCAATTCCAGCTTCGCGCTCGACGAGTTGAAGAACACGCACCGCGTGCCGCTTTGAGCGGAATAGGATGCGATTGCGTGAGGAGGCGTCCTTTGCGGATGCCATCCTCAGGATGTGAATTTCCGCTGCGAAAATAGGGACGCGCTCCTCCCAATCTCTGCGTAAGCTCCTACATCAGGAGGATGGCTTTCGTGGAGGAGGGCCATCGAGGAGGAAGTCATGCTGAAGCAGAGCTTTTCTCTCGAGGACAAGTATACGGCGGAAGAAGGAAGGATATTCCTTTCCGGCATCCAGGCGCTCGTGCGCCTGCCGATCGTTCAGATGCGGCGCGACCATGCCGCGGGGCTGAACACCGCCGCATTCATCTCGGGTTATCGCGGATCGCCGCTCGGCGGCTACGACCAGCAGCTTGCCAAGGCCGGCAAGCATCTGGCGGCGAACGGCATCGTGTTTCGGCCGGGCGTCAACGAGGATCTGGCGGCCACCGCCGTCTGGGGAACCCAGCAGCTGCACCTGTCGCCGGGCGCGCGTTATGACGGCGTTGCCGGCTACTGGTACGGCAAGGGTCCGGGCGTCGACCGCTGCGGCGACGTGCTGAAACACGCCAACGCCGCCGGCACATCGAAACACGGCGGCGTGCTCTGTCTTGCCGGTGACGACCATTCGGCCAAGTCGTCCTCCATTCCGCACCAGTCCGACCATGCCTTCATGTCGGCGTTGATCCCGGTGCTCTATCCCTCGTCCATCCATGAATTCGTCGAATACGGCCTGCTCGGCACGGCCATGTCGCGCTATTCCGGCTGCTGGGTCGGCATGAAGTTCATTGCCGACACGGTAGAGACGACGGCCTCCGTCGACCTTGCGGGCGAGCGCCGCCAGTTCGTGACCCCCGAGAATTTCGAGCTGCCGCCGGGCGGACTCAATCTTCGCTGGCCCGATCCGCCGCTGCCGCAGGACGAGCGGCTTCAGACCTACAAGGGCTATGCCGCCATCGCCTTTGCCCGCGCCAACCGGGTGGACGAGGTGACGCATGACGTGCCCCGCGCCCGTTTCGGCATCATCGCCTCGGGCAAGGCCTATGAGGATGTGCTGCAGGCGCTGAAGGAGTTGTCGCTCGGGCCGGCGGAAATGGCCGAGATCGGCATGCGGGTTTACAAGGTCCGCATGCCCTGGCCGCTGGAGCCGGAGGGTGTGCGCGAATTCTCGCAGGGGCTGGAAGAGGTGCTTGTCGTCGAGGAGCGGCGCGAGATCATCGAGAACCAGATCAAGCAGCAGCTCTTCAACTGGCATCCCGGCGAGCGGCCGCGCATCATCGGCAAGTTCGACCATCAGGATCACCCGTTCCTGCCGCTCTCGCAGGCACTGACGGTCGGCATGGTGGCGCGGGCCATCGCCTCGCGGCTCCTGCATTTCGAGTTCGATGACGGGCTGAAGAAGGTGATTTCCGACGAACTCGCCTATCTCCTGGAGCGTGAGAAGATCCGCAAGACGCATACGGCTCCGGTCGAGCGCGTGCCCTATTTCTGCTCCGGCTGTCCGCACAACACCTCCACCAAGGTGCCGGAAGGCAGCCGCGCGGCGGCAGGCATCGGCTGCCACTACATGGTGCAGTGGATGGACCGCGACACGACGACCTTCACCCATATGGGGGCCGAGGGCGTGCCGTGGTCGGGCATCGCGCCCTTCACCGACGAAAAGCACATGTTCGTCAATCTCGGCGACGGCACCTATTACCATTCCGGCATTCTGGCGGTGCGCCAGTCGGTCGCCGCCGGCGTCAACATCACCTACAAGCTGCTCTACAACGACGCGGTGGCGATGACCGGCGGTCAGGCCGTTGACGGGCCGATCAGCCCCGAGGCGGTGACGCGCCAGCTCTATGACGAGGGCGTCGAGCCGATCTATCTCGTTTCCGATCACCCGGAAGCCTATTCGCCTTCCACGCTCGCCCCCGGCGTCATCGTGCGCCATCGCGACGAGATGGACCGGGTGATGCGGGATATCCGCGAGGCGCCCGGCTGCTCGGCCATCGTCTATGTGCAGACCTGCGCGGCGGAAAAACGCCGTCGCCGCTCGCGCGGCCTGATGGAGGATCCGCCGGTCCGGCTGATGATCAATCCGGCGGTCTGCGAGGGCTGCGGCGACTGTTCCACCCAGTCGAACTGCGTTTCCGTCGAGCCGCTGGACACGGCTTTCGGCCGCAAGCGCAAGATCAACCAGTCGACCTGCAACAAGGACTATTCCTGCCTCAAGGGCTTCTGCCCCTCCTTCGTCACGGTGGAGGGTGGACGGTTGCGCAGGGCGGCACGCTCGAACCCGGACATGTCAGGTGTCCCTGACCCCGATATCGTGCGGATCGGCGACCGTTCCTACAACATCGCCATTGCCGGCATCGGCGGCACGGGCATCCTGACGATCAGCGCCATCCTCGGCATGGCCGCCCATCTCGACGGCAAGTCGCCGATGATCCTCGACATGGCGGGACTTGCCCAGAAGGGCGGGGCCGTGATGAGCCATCTGCGCATCGGCCTGCACGACCAGGACGTTTCCTCGCCGCGCATCATCACCGGCGGTGCGGACCTGCTGATCGCCGCCGATGACGTGGTGGCTGCCTCCAAGGATGCCGCGACGCTGTGCGATCCGCACCGCACGACGGGCGTGGTCAACACCAAGCTGACGCCGGTCGCCGATTTCGTGCGCAAGCGCGACTTCGACTTCCGCCGCCGCGACGTGGAGGGCACGGTGCGCGCTGCGCTGCGCGAGGCCTCGTATCTTCTCGATTTCACGACGGTGGCGGAAAAGGTCGCCGGCAATGCCATGGCGACGAACATCCTGATGACGGGCTATGCCTGGCAGAAGGGGCTGATCCCGCTCACCCGCCAGTCGATCGAGCAGGCGATCGCGCTCAACGGCGTCGCCGTCGATGCCACGCTCTCGGCCTTCGGCTGGGGCCGGCTGATTGCGGCCGATCCCGCCCGCGCCGAGCGCCTGCTGCATCCCGGCAAGCCGGTGCCGACGCTGGAGACCATGGCGACGGAAGAGTTGATCGCCCATCGCATGAAGCACCTGGTGGCCTATCAGAACGCCGCACTGGCGAACCGCTACAAGGCGCTGGTGGACCGGGTGCAGGCGGCGGAAAAGGCGCTGGGGCCGGACGACCGGCTGACGCGCATCGTCGCCCATGTCCATGCGCAGCTCCTTGCCTACAAGGACGAATACGAGGTGGCGCGGCTCTTCTCCGATCCGGCTTTCAAAGCCGGGCTGGCCGAGCAGTTCGAGGGCAAATACAGCATCGCCTTCAACCTCGCGCCGCCCTTCCTCAAGGGCGAGGACGCCAACGGCCGGCCGCGCAAGCGCCGCTTCGGCCGGTGGATGCTGCCGGCCTTCGGCCTGCTCGCCAGCCTCAAGGGCCTGCGCGGCACCGCTTTCGACCCGTTCGGCCGCACGGCCGAGCGTCGCATGGAGCGCCAGTTGATCGCTGACTACGAGGCGCTGGTGGACCATGTGCTGAAGACCCTTCGCCGCGAGAACCTCGACGCTGCCGTTGCGCTTCTTTCGCTTTACGGCGAGATTCGCGGCTACGGCCCGGTCAAGGAGGAAGCGGCGAAGCGCGTGAAGGCGCGCGAGGCCGGCATGCGCACGGCTTTCGAGGCGGCAGGGCAGGAAAAGGCGGTCGCTTGAGAACCGCGAGGGGAGGACGGACATGTATGACGCCGGCATGAGCTTCGGGCTTGGCGAGGACATAGAGGCGCTGCGCGAGAGCGTGCGGCGCTTTGCGACGGACCGGATCGCGCCGCAGGCGGCGGAGATCGACCGCAGCAACAATTTCCCGATGCCGCTCTGGCGGGAGATGGGCGATCTCGGCCTGCTCGGCATCACCGTGCCGGAAAGCCTCGGCGGGACGGGCATGGGCTATCTCGCCCATTGCGTGGCGATGGAGGAGATCAGCCGCGCCTCCGCCTCGGTGGCCCTCAGCTACGGCGCCCATTCCAATCTCTGCATCAACCAGATCGTCCGCAATGCATCGCCGGCGCAGCGGGAGAAATACCTGCCGAAGCTGATTTCCGGCGAGCATGTCGGCGCGCTCGCCATGTCCGAGCCGGGCGCGGGGTCCGATGTCGTGTCCATGAAGCTGCGCGCGGAAAAACGTGGCGACCGCTATGTGCTGAACGGCAACAAGATGTGGATCACCAACGGGCCTGACGCGGATGTGCTGGTGGTCTATGCCAAGACCGATCCCGACGCCGGCTCGCGCGGCATCACCGCCTTCTTCATCGAGAAGGGCTTCAAGGGTTTTTCCACCGCGCAGAAGCTCGACAAGCTCGGCATGCGCGGCTCCAACACCTGCGAACTCGTCTTCACCGATTGCGAGGTGCCGGAGGAGAACGTGATGGGCACGGTGGGGCGTGGCGTCAACGTGCTGATGTCCGGTCTCGACTATGAGCGTGTCGTGCTGTCGGGCGGCCCGCTCGGTATCATGGCCGCCTGCCTCGACGTGGTGGTGCCCTATATCCACGAGCGAAAGCAGTTCGACCGTCCCATCGGCGAATTCCAGCTCATGCAGGGCAAGGTGGCCGACATGTATGTCACGCTCAATGCCTGCCGCGCCTATGTCTATGCCGTGGCGAGCGCCTGCGACCGGGGCGAGACGACCCGCAAGGATGCCGCCGGCTGCATCCTCTATTCCGCCGAGATGGCGACCAAGCTGGCGCTGGAGGCCATCCAGTCGCTCGGCGGCAACGGCTATATCAACGACTATCCGACGGGCCGCCTGCTGCGCGACGCCAAGCTCTACGAGATCGGCGCCGGCACTTCCGAAATCCGCCGCATGCTGATCGGCCGCGAAATCTTCCAGGAGACGCTGTGATGCCGGTCCTTCCCTCCACGGTAAACACGCGCAGCGAGACCTTCGCGGCAAACCGCAAGGCGATGCTCGATGCGCTGGCGCTGGTGGAGGAGGCGGCGACCCTTGCCATGGATGGCGGCGGGGCGAAGGCGCGCGAGCGCCATGTCTCCCGCGGCAAGCTTCTGCCGCGCGACCGCGTGGCGCAGCTCCTCGATCCCGGCTCGCCCTTCCTCGAAATCGGCCTTACCGCCGGCCACGGCCTTTATGACGGGGCTTCTCCATCAGGCGGGATGATATCGGGCATCGGCCGCGTTTCCGGCCGCGAATGCATGATCGTCTGCAACGATGCGACGGTGAAGGGTGGCACCTACTATCCGATCACCGTGAAGAAGCATCTGCGCGCGCAGGAGATCGCCGCGGAAAACCGGCTGCCCTGCATCTATCTCGTCGATTCCGGCGGGGCGAACTTGCCGAACCAGGACGAGGTCTTCCCCGACCGCGATCATTTCGGCCGCATCTTCTACAATCAGGCGCAGATGTCCGCAGCGGGCATCCCGCAGGTCGCCGTCGTCATGGGAAGCTGCACGGCGGGCGGGGCCTATGTGCCGGCCATGAGCGACGAGACCGTGATCGTCGAGAATCAGGGCACCATCTTCCTCGCCGGCCCGCCGCTGGTGAAGGCCGCGACGGGCGAGGTGGTGACGGCGGAAGACCTCGGCGGCGGCGACGTGCATACCCGCCTTTCCGGCGTCGCCGATCACCTCGCGCGCGATGATCGCCATGCACTCGCCATCGCCCGCCAGATCGCCGCCAATCTCAATATGCGTAAGCAGGATATTACCAAATCCGGAGATGGCGACGCTCCGCTCTACGACCCCGAAGAACTGCTCGGCATTGTGCCGGCCGATACGCGCACGCCCTATGACGTGCGCGAGGTGATCGCCCGCGTGGTCGACGGCTCGCGCTTCGACGAGTTCAAGGCGCGCTTCGGCACCACGCTCGTCTGCGGTTTTGCCGCATTGCACGGCCTTCCCGTCGGCATCATCGCCAACAATGGCGTGCTGTTTTCCGAGGCGGCGCTGAAGGGCGCGCATTTTATCGAGCTTTGCGCCCAGCGCGGCATTCCGCTGCTCTTCCTGCAGAACATCACGGGCTTCATGGTCGGCCGCAAATACGAGGCGGAGGGTATCGCCAAGCACGGCGCCAAGCTCGTCACCGCCGTCGCCACGGCGAGGGTGCCGAAGCTTACCGTACTGATCGGCGGCTCCTACGGCGCGGGCAATTACGGCATGTGCGGACGGGCCTATTCGCCGCGCTTCCTCTGGACGTGGCCGAACAGCCGCATCTCCGTCATGGGCGGCGAGCAGGCGGCGGGCGTGCTGGCGACAGTCAAGCGCGAGGGCATCGAGCGGGTCGGCGGAAGCTGGAGCGTGGAGGAGGAGGCCGCCTTCAAGCAGCCGACCATCGACATGTTCGCCCGCCAGAGCCATCCGCTCTATGCTTCGGCAAGGCTTTGGGACGACGGTATCGTCGATCCGCGCAAGACGCGCGACGTGCTGGCGCTCTCGCTTTCGGCGGCGCTCAACGCGCCCATCGAGCCTACCCGTTTCGGCGTCTTCAGGATGTAGAGGAGGCAAGTCATGAAACGCGAATCGATCAATGCCAAAAATGCACCCGCTCCGCGTGGCGGCTATTCGCAGGCCGTGAAGATCGAGGATTTCAAGACACTGGTCTTCATCAGCGGCCAGATCCCCGTTGCCGATGACGACAAGGTGCCGGAGACCTTCGAGGATCAGGCGCGGCTCGTCTGGCGCAATATCGACGCACAGTTGAAGGCCGCGGGCATGACGAAAGCCGATCTCGTGAAGGTCACGACCTTCCTTTCCGACCGGCACCACGCCACCGCCAACCGCGAGATTCGCAGCGATTATCTCGGCGGCATCGCCCCGGCGATGAGCGTCGTCATCTGCTCGATCTTCGACGAGAAATGGCTGCTCGAAGTCGAGGCCATCGCAGCGCAATGAGAACCGGAGTCGGGATGTTCAGAAAGATCCTCATCGCCAACCGCGGCGAAATCGCCTGCCGGGTCATCCGCACCGCAAGGCGCATGGGTGTGGCGACGGTCGCCGTCTATTCCGATGCCGACCGCAATGCGCTGCATGTCGAGATGGCGGATGAAGCAATCCGCATCGGTCCAGCGGAAGCGGCGGGAAGCTACCTGAACATTGCCGCGATCATCGAGGCGGCGAGGGCGAGCGGCGCGGAGGCGGTGCATCCCGGCTACGGCTTTCTTTCTGAAAATCCTGATTTCGTCGAGGCGGTGGAGGCCGCCGGCCTCGTCTTCATCGGCCCCTCGGCAAGCGCTATCCGCGCCATGGGCCTGAAGGACGCCGCCAAGGCGCTGATGGAAAAGGCGGGCGTTCCCGTCGTGCCCGGCTATCACGGTGAGCGGCAGGACGCCGCCTTCCTTGCCGGCGAGGCGACGGCCATCGGTTATCCGGTGCTGATCAAGGCGCGCGCCGGCGGCGGCGGCAAGGGCATGCGGCGGGTGGATGACCCCGCCGATTTTTCCGCCGCGCTGGAAAGCGCGCGCCGCGAGGGCGAAAGCGCATTCGGCGACGGCCGCGTGCTGGTCGAGAAATACATGGCCAAGCCTCGCCATATCGAGGTGCAGGTCTTCGGTGATGGGCATGGCAATGTCGTGCATCTCTTCGAGCGCGACTGCTCGCTTCAGCGCCGTCACCAGAAGGTCATCGAGGAAGCGCCGGCGTCCGGCATGACGGCGCAGATGCGCGAGGCGATGGGAGCGGCGGCGGTGCGGGCCGCGGCGGCCATCGGCTATAGCGGCGCGGGCACGGTGGAATTCATCGCCGACGTTTCCGAAGGCCTGAGGCAGGACCGTTTCTATTTCATGGAAATGAACACGCGCCTGCAGGTGGAGCATCCGGTGACGGAGGCGATCACCGGTCTCGACCTCGTCGAATGGCAGCTCCGCGTTGCGGCGGGCGAGCCTCTGCCGAAGCGACAGGAGGAGCTTTCCATCGACGGCTGGGCCTTCGAGGCGCGGCTTTATGCGGAGAATCCGGCGCGCGACTTCCTGCCCGCGACCGGCCGTCTTTCCGTTTTCGACCTGCCGGATAGCGCGCGCATCGATTCCGGCGTGCGCGCGGGCGATATCGTCACGCCCTATTACGACCCGATGATCGCCAAGGTCATCACCCATGGGGCGACGCGGGCGGAGGCGCTGGCGCGGCTGGAGGCGGCGCTGGAAAAGAGCCGTGTCGGCGGGGTGACGACGAATGCCGGTTTCCTCGTCCGGCTCTGCCGCCTGCCGGCCTTTGCTGCCGGCGATGTCGATACCGGCCTGATCGGTCGGGCAGGCGAGGGGCTGCTGGTCGAACCTGACGCGTCTGAAGAGGCTTTTGCCCTCGCCGCCCTCTCGGCGCTCGGCCTTCTCGAAACGCCGGCCGGTTCGGACCCCTGGACCCATATCCGCGGTTTCCGCCTGTGGGGGGAAGCGGCACGGACGGTGTTCCTCGATCATGGCGGGGCGGAACATGCGCTGCGTGTCGTCATGCTCGGCGGCAGGCGCTTCCGTCTCGATCATAACGACCTCTCGACGGAAGTCGGCCTCCTCTCGGTGGATGATGATTCCATCCGGCTGGACTGTGACGGCCATGTGTTTTCCGCAACCGTGCATCGCGATGCGACCGGTATCGCGGTCTTCTTCGGCGGGCATGCCCATGCCTTTGCGATCGCGGAGGAAGCCGGTCATCACGGCGAGGCGGCGGCGGGCGGGGACCGGCTTTCGGCCCCGATGCCGGGCCTGGTGCGCATCGTCTCGGCGGTGCCGGGCGCACGGGTCGCCAGGGGCGAGGCGCTCGTCACCATGGAAGCGATGAAGATGGAGCTGGTGCTGGCCGCGCCCCGCGACGGGGTGGTGGCGGCGGTGCCGGTGGCGGTGGGTGACCAGGTGGCGGAGGGCGCGCTCCTCCTGTCGCTGGAGCCCGAGGAGGCGGCATGAGCCGGCGCGTCGAAATCGTCGAGATGGCGGCCCGCGACGGGCTGCAGAACGAGAAGAAGATCATCCCTTCCGCCGACAAGATCGCGCTGATCGACCTTCTGTCCGGCTGCGGTTTCGAGCGTATCGAGGCGACGAGTTTCGTCAGTCCCAAATGGGTGCCGCAACTGGCCGACGGGGCCGCCGTGATGGCGGGCATTACGCGCCGCCCGGGCGTTTCCTATGCGGCGCTGGTGCCGAACATGAAGGGCTACGAGGCGGCGAAGGCGGCCGGTGTCAACGAGGTCGCCGTCTTCCTTTCGGCGTCCGAGGGGTTTTCCCGCGCCAATCTCAACTGCTCCATTGCCGAAAGCATCGAGCGCGCCCGTCCGGTCGCGGAGGCGGCGAAGGCGGACGGTCTCTTGCTGCGGGGTTATGTGAGTTGCGTCGTGCAGTGCCCCTATGACGGGCCGGTCGAACCCTGTGCCGTGGCGCGGGTGACGGGCCAGC
This DNA window, taken from Shinella zoogloeoides, encodes the following:
- a CDS encoding Lrp/AsnC family transcriptional regulator, which gives rise to MLDETSRKILRLLQTEPELTVAEIGERVGLSHTPCWRRIKEMERLGIIRGRIVAIDPKLVGFEVSVFCFVRLKQHDEETLLEFERAVKDMPEVVQCYSMTGDHDYVLRVLTSSVRQYEEILKKALLKLPGVGFVNSSFALDELKNTHRVPL
- a CDS encoding indolepyruvate ferredoxin oxidoreductase family protein, with amino-acid sequence MLKQSFSLEDKYTAEEGRIFLSGIQALVRLPIVQMRRDHAAGLNTAAFISGYRGSPLGGYDQQLAKAGKHLAANGIVFRPGVNEDLAATAVWGTQQLHLSPGARYDGVAGYWYGKGPGVDRCGDVLKHANAAGTSKHGGVLCLAGDDHSAKSSSIPHQSDHAFMSALIPVLYPSSIHEFVEYGLLGTAMSRYSGCWVGMKFIADTVETTASVDLAGERRQFVTPENFELPPGGLNLRWPDPPLPQDERLQTYKGYAAIAFARANRVDEVTHDVPRARFGIIASGKAYEDVLQALKELSLGPAEMAEIGMRVYKVRMPWPLEPEGVREFSQGLEEVLVVEERREIIENQIKQQLFNWHPGERPRIIGKFDHQDHPFLPLSQALTVGMVARAIASRLLHFEFDDGLKKVISDELAYLLEREKIRKTHTAPVERVPYFCSGCPHNTSTKVPEGSRAAAGIGCHYMVQWMDRDTTTFTHMGAEGVPWSGIAPFTDEKHMFVNLGDGTYYHSGILAVRQSVAAGVNITYKLLYNDAVAMTGGQAVDGPISPEAVTRQLYDEGVEPIYLVSDHPEAYSPSTLAPGVIVRHRDEMDRVMRDIREAPGCSAIVYVQTCAAEKRRRRSRGLMEDPPVRLMINPAVCEGCGDCSTQSNCVSVEPLDTAFGRKRKINQSTCNKDYSCLKGFCPSFVTVEGGRLRRAARSNPDMSGVPDPDIVRIGDRSYNIAIAGIGGTGILTISAILGMAAHLDGKSPMILDMAGLAQKGGAVMSHLRIGLHDQDVSSPRIITGGADLLIAADDVVAASKDAATLCDPHRTTGVVNTKLTPVADFVRKRDFDFRRRDVEGTVRAALREASYLLDFTTVAEKVAGNAMATNILMTGYAWQKGLIPLTRQSIEQAIALNGVAVDATLSAFGWGRLIAADPARAERLLHPGKPVPTLETMATEELIAHRMKHLVAYQNAALANRYKALVDRVQAAEKALGPDDRLTRIVAHVHAQLLAYKDEYEVARLFSDPAFKAGLAEQFEGKYSIAFNLAPPFLKGEDANGRPRKRRFGRWMLPAFGLLASLKGLRGTAFDPFGRTAERRMERQLIADYEALVDHVLKTLRRENLDAAVALLSLYGEIRGYGPVKEEAAKRVKAREAGMRTAFEAAGQEKAVA
- a CDS encoding isovaleryl-CoA dehydrogenase — its product is MSFGLGEDIEALRESVRRFATDRIAPQAAEIDRSNNFPMPLWREMGDLGLLGITVPESLGGTGMGYLAHCVAMEEISRASASVALSYGAHSNLCINQIVRNASPAQREKYLPKLISGEHVGALAMSEPGAGSDVVSMKLRAEKRGDRYVLNGNKMWITNGPDADVLVVYAKTDPDAGSRGITAFFIEKGFKGFSTAQKLDKLGMRGSNTCELVFTDCEVPEENVMGTVGRGVNVLMSGLDYERVVLSGGPLGIMAACLDVVVPYIHERKQFDRPIGEFQLMQGKVADMYVTLNACRAYVYAVASACDRGETTRKDAAGCILYSAEMATKLALEAIQSLGGNGYINDYPTGRLLRDAKLYEIGAGTSEIRRMLIGREIFQETL
- a CDS encoding carboxyl transferase domain-containing protein gives rise to the protein MPVLPSTVNTRSETFAANRKAMLDALALVEEAATLAMDGGGAKARERHVSRGKLLPRDRVAQLLDPGSPFLEIGLTAGHGLYDGASPSGGMISGIGRVSGRECMIVCNDATVKGGTYYPITVKKHLRAQEIAAENRLPCIYLVDSGGANLPNQDEVFPDRDHFGRIFYNQAQMSAAGIPQVAVVMGSCTAGGAYVPAMSDETVIVENQGTIFLAGPPLVKAATGEVVTAEDLGGGDVHTRLSGVADHLARDDRHALAIARQIAANLNMRKQDITKSGDGDAPLYDPEELLGIVPADTRTPYDVREVIARVVDGSRFDEFKARFGTTLVCGFAALHGLPVGIIANNGVLFSEAALKGAHFIELCAQRGIPLLFLQNITGFMVGRKYEAEGIAKHGAKLVTAVATARVPKLTVLIGGSYGAGNYGMCGRAYSPRFLWTWPNSRISVMGGEQAAGVLATVKREGIERVGGSWSVEEEAAFKQPTIDMFARQSHPLYASARLWDDGIVDPRKTRDVLALSLSAALNAPIEPTRFGVFRM
- a CDS encoding RidA family protein, producing MKRESINAKNAPAPRGGYSQAVKIEDFKTLVFISGQIPVADDDKVPETFEDQARLVWRNIDAQLKAAGMTKADLVKVTTFLSDRHHATANREIRSDYLGGIAPAMSVVICSIFDEKWLLEVEAIAAQ
- a CDS encoding acetyl/propionyl/methylcrotonyl-CoA carboxylase subunit alpha, whose product is MFRKILIANRGEIACRVIRTARRMGVATVAVYSDADRNALHVEMADEAIRIGPAEAAGSYLNIAAIIEAARASGAEAVHPGYGFLSENPDFVEAVEAAGLVFIGPSASAIRAMGLKDAAKALMEKAGVPVVPGYHGERQDAAFLAGEATAIGYPVLIKARAGGGGKGMRRVDDPADFSAALESARREGESAFGDGRVLVEKYMAKPRHIEVQVFGDGHGNVVHLFERDCSLQRRHQKVIEEAPASGMTAQMREAMGAAAVRAAAAIGYSGAGTVEFIADVSEGLRQDRFYFMEMNTRLQVEHPVTEAITGLDLVEWQLRVAAGEPLPKRQEELSIDGWAFEARLYAENPARDFLPATGRLSVFDLPDSARIDSGVRAGDIVTPYYDPMIAKVITHGATRAEALARLEAALEKSRVGGVTTNAGFLVRLCRLPAFAAGDVDTGLIGRAGEGLLVEPDASEEAFALAALSALGLLETPAGSDPWTHIRGFRLWGEAARTVFLDHGGAEHALRVVMLGGRRFRLDHNDLSTEVGLLSVDDDSIRLDCDGHVFSATVHRDATGIAVFFGGHAHAFAIAEEAGHHGEAAAGGDRLSAPMPGLVRIVSAVPGARVARGEALVTMEAMKMELVLAAPRDGVVAAVPVAVGDQVAEGALLLSLEPEEAA
- a CDS encoding hydroxymethylglutaryl-CoA lyase, whose product is MSRRVEIVEMAARDGLQNEKKIIPSADKIALIDLLSGCGFERIEATSFVSPKWVPQLADGAAVMAGITRRPGVSYAALVPNMKGYEAAKAAGVNEVAVFLSASEGFSRANLNCSIAESIERARPVAEAAKADGLLLRGYVSCVVQCPYDGPVEPCAVARVTGQLLRLGCHEVSLGDTIGRARPAEVAAMLDVVLAVAFPENLAGHFHDTNGLALDNIRVALDHGLTVFDASVGGLGGCPYAPGARGNVDTLAVADMLASEGYETGLDRQKLTAAAAFARRITGKDDTRKSA